One genomic window of Neisseria sp. oral taxon 014 str. F0314 includes the following:
- a CDS encoding type IV pili methyl-accepting chemotaxis transducer N-terminal domain-containing protein → MLPKRLSSRLKFLTVLWLIVAVASIVLTLVLSWRLEGGAAAINDTGSLRMQTYRLSLLLESGAPESEIAAYIGEFDKTLHDLDTGVPSRPLFLPNDQQVRQDMQRLVRTWRQRIKPQFQAVAAGRSSFQTASIPPFIDIIDTLTRSIEKVNNRYLNRLRMFQFILLALVLVSSMIVVVLLYTWIILPLGRLQKGVNAVHDGKLGVQVPTDELAEFAEVDKGFNQMSSRLHDLYQNLEQEVADKTRDLAAKNYTLETLYAFSDLLSRSQSAAEAAEGFLDKMMDIVPADAGSIRLIDFQRRRMDLIAHRGLPDELQNAEACRRLEECSCGTAAQQSGQTVNFYKTVPSEHRVPEALCSRSGYHFLRVFKISSGGADLGLMTLYFKNESDNRTDVPLVESLCRQLGVTVSNFRLGTENRQLAVLQERNLIAQGLHDSIAQTLTFLNLQIQMLEKALEKSQRHTEPKVAEKLRFIKEGVQECYDDVRELLLNFRTKITHNEFNEAVGRLVLRFKQQTQIEAETRWLDDGPVLTSEQQLQFIFILQESLSNIRKHARARRVTVTFHNRDDFKMEIEDDGCGFDTCGLNDFAENGHVGLNIMSERARRIRAVLEIASEAGVGTKISLTLPKEERTLE, encoded by the coding sequence ATGCTTCCGAAAAGACTTTCCTCGCGCCTGAAATTCCTGACCGTCCTCTGGCTGATTGTGGCGGTGGCCTCCATCGTGCTGACGCTGGTGCTGTCGTGGCGGCTGGAAGGCGGCGCGGCGGCCATCAACGACACAGGCAGCCTGCGGATGCAGACCTACCGCCTGAGCCTGCTGCTCGAAAGCGGCGCACCCGAAAGCGAAATCGCCGCCTATATCGGCGAATTTGACAAAACGCTGCACGATTTGGATACGGGCGTGCCGTCGCGTCCGCTGTTCCTGCCGAACGACCAGCAGGTCAGGCAGGACATGCAGCGGCTGGTACGGACGTGGCGGCAGCGGATAAAGCCGCAGTTTCAAGCCGTCGCCGCAGGCCGGAGCAGTTTTCAGACGGCCTCGATACCGCCGTTTATCGACATCATCGATACGCTGACCCGTTCCATCGAAAAAGTGAACAACCGCTACCTCAACCGGCTCAGGATGTTTCAGTTTATCCTGCTTGCGCTGGTCTTGGTCAGCTCGATGATTGTGGTGGTGTTGCTCTACACATGGATTATCCTGCCGCTGGGCCGCCTGCAAAAAGGCGTGAACGCCGTACACGACGGCAAGCTGGGCGTGCAGGTGCCGACCGACGAGCTGGCCGAGTTTGCCGAAGTGGACAAAGGCTTCAACCAAATGAGTTCGCGGCTGCACGACCTCTATCAGAATCTGGAGCAGGAAGTCGCCGACAAAACCCGCGATTTGGCCGCCAAAAACTACACCCTCGAAACACTGTATGCCTTCAGCGACCTGTTGAGCCGCTCGCAAAGCGCGGCAGAGGCGGCGGAGGGCTTTCTCGATAAAATGATGGACATCGTTCCCGCCGACGCAGGCAGCATCCGCCTTATCGATTTCCAGCGCCGGCGCATGGATCTGATCGCCCACCGCGGCCTGCCCGACGAACTGCAAAACGCCGAAGCCTGCCGCCGGCTGGAAGAATGCAGTTGCGGCACGGCGGCGCAGCAGAGCGGGCAGACGGTGAATTTTTATAAAACCGTGCCGTCCGAACACCGTGTGCCCGAAGCCCTGTGCAGCCGTTCCGGCTACCATTTCCTGCGCGTGTTCAAAATCAGCAGCGGCGGCGCGGATTTGGGGCTGATGACGCTTTATTTCAAAAACGAATCCGACAACCGCACCGACGTTCCGCTGGTCGAATCGCTGTGCCGCCAGCTCGGCGTAACCGTCAGCAACTTCCGGCTGGGCACGGAAAACCGCCAGCTTGCCGTCCTGCAAGAGCGCAACCTGATTGCGCAGGGGCTGCACGACAGCATCGCCCAAACCCTCACCTTCCTCAACCTGCAAATCCAGATGCTGGAAAAAGCACTGGAAAAATCACAGCGGCACACCGAACCGAAAGTGGCGGAAAAACTGCGTTTCATCAAAGAAGGCGTGCAGGAATGCTACGACGACGTGCGCGAACTGCTGTTGAATTTCCGTACCAAAATCACGCATAATGAATTTAACGAAGCGGTCGGGCGGCTGGTGTTGCGGTTCAAACAGCAGACGCAGATAGAGGCGGAAACCCGCTGGCTGGACGACGGGCCGGTGCTGACGTCGGAGCAGCAGCTCCAGTTTATCTTCATCCTGCAAGAAAGCCTGTCAAACATCCGCAAACACGCGCGGGCACGGCGGGTAACGGTAACCTTCCACAACCGCGACGACTTTAAAATGGAAATCGAAGACGACGGCTGCGGTTTCGATACCTGCGGCCTGAACGACTTTGCCGAAAACGGCCATGTCGGGCTGAACATCATGTCCGAACGCGCCCGCCGCATCAGAGCGGTGTTGGAAATAGCGTCCGAAGCGGGAGTCGGCACCAAAATCAGCCTGACCCTGCCGAAAGAAGAAAGAACTTTGGAATGA
- a CDS encoding nitrate/nitrite transporter: MASEKYKRYSVLISSTVSFTVCFMVWMMLAVVGIPVKEELGLTETQFSILAALPVLSGSLIRVPLGIWTDKYGGRIVMFVLMMVSVPAIFLMGYAYAYWHFLLIGLMMGLAGGTFSVGTPYVARWFPKEQQGLAMGVFGAGNAGSAVNKFLAPALIAYGTWHFVPTVYAAIMLGTALLFWFTSYHDPKHLVSSSVSLKEQLALLKDPGVLRYSQYYSVVFGGYVALALWMTHYYVDEYGLNLKTAALLAACFSLPGGVLRAFGGYLSDRFGAYRVTWAVMWVLWVCFFLLSYPQTDFIIHGKDGDISMHIGLNVVLFTVLMFTAGIAMAVGKASVFKFVADDYPHNIGAVSGVVGLAGGLGGFLLPIMFGMLVDLTGVRTTSFMLLYGTVCFSLVWMHFSFKAKAAHR, encoded by the coding sequence ATGGCCTCAGAAAAATACAAACGTTATTCGGTGTTGATCAGCAGCACGGTGTCTTTCACCGTGTGCTTTATGGTGTGGATGATGCTGGCGGTGGTCGGCATCCCCGTCAAAGAAGAATTGGGGCTGACGGAAACCCAGTTCAGCATTCTGGCCGCGCTGCCGGTGCTCTCCGGCTCGCTTATCCGCGTGCCGCTGGGCATCTGGACGGACAAATACGGCGGCCGGATTGTGATGTTTGTGCTGATGATGGTCAGCGTGCCCGCCATCTTCCTGATGGGCTACGCCTACGCCTACTGGCACTTCCTGCTTATCGGCCTGATGATGGGCTTGGCCGGCGGCACGTTTTCGGTGGGCACGCCCTATGTGGCGCGCTGGTTTCCGAAAGAGCAGCAGGGATTGGCGATGGGGGTGTTCGGCGCGGGCAATGCCGGCAGCGCGGTCAACAAATTCCTCGCCCCCGCGCTGATTGCCTACGGCACATGGCATTTCGTGCCGACCGTTTATGCGGCGATTATGCTGGGTACGGCGCTGCTGTTTTGGTTCACCAGCTACCATGACCCGAAACACCTCGTTTCCTCCTCGGTCAGCCTGAAAGAGCAGCTCGCCCTGCTGAAAGACCCGGGCGTGCTGCGTTACAGCCAATATTACTCGGTGGTGTTCGGCGGCTACGTCGCGCTGGCGTTGTGGATGACCCACTACTACGTCGACGAATACGGCCTGAACCTGAAAACCGCCGCACTGCTGGCCGCCTGCTTTTCGCTGCCCGGCGGCGTACTGCGCGCGTTCGGCGGCTACCTTTCCGACCGGTTCGGCGCATACCGCGTGACCTGGGCGGTGATGTGGGTGCTGTGGGTATGTTTCTTCCTGCTCTCCTATCCGCAAACCGATTTCATCATCCACGGCAAAGACGGCGACATTTCGATGCACATCGGCCTGAACGTGGTGCTGTTTACCGTCCTGATGTTTACCGCCGGTATTGCGATGGCGGTCGGCAAGGCTTCGGTGTTCAAATTCGTCGCCGACGACTATCCGCACAACATCGGCGCGGTATCGGGCGTCGTCGGGCTGGCGGGCGGCCTGGGCGGCTTCCTGCTGCCGATTATGTTCGGGATGCTGGTGGACCTGACCGGCGTGCGTACGACGTCGTTTATGCTGCTGTACGGCACGGTCTGCTTTTCGCTGGTTTGGATGCACTTCTCATTCAAAGCGAAGGCGGCGCACCGTTAA
- the narJ gene encoding nitrate reductase molybdenum cofactor assembly chaperone, producing the protein MAANPLVYKWLSALLCYPEADMLDALPEFQTALDEWPELAAERAGLQALLDHLKRHSLRELQEDYVLVFDRNRRHALYIFEHVYGEDRDRGSAMVDLLEEYRRYGFELGDDELPDYLPALLEFLSHVPPADAQELLGGAVHVIAHIAENLQSYGSPYAAVLKAAAALSPVAPQPLTEPPVRDMDEAMETFGPDWQGIEPLLKPSVQTVRFYPKGRH; encoded by the coding sequence ATGGCTGCCAACCCTTTGGTTTACAAATGGCTCTCCGCGCTCTTGTGCTATCCCGAAGCCGATATGCTCGACGCGCTGCCCGAATTTCAGACGGCCTTGGACGAATGGCCGGAGCTGGCGGCGGAACGCGCGGGTTTGCAGGCGCTGCTTGACCATCTGAAACGGCACAGCCTGCGCGAATTGCAGGAAGACTATGTGCTGGTGTTCGACCGCAACCGCCGGCACGCGCTCTATATCTTCGAGCACGTTTACGGCGAAGACCGCGACCGCGGCAGCGCGATGGTGGACCTGCTGGAGGAATACCGCCGTTACGGCTTCGAGCTGGGCGACGACGAGCTGCCCGACTACCTGCCCGCGCTGCTGGAATTTTTATCGCACGTTCCGCCCGCCGACGCGCAGGAGCTGCTGGGCGGCGCGGTGCACGTCATCGCCCACATCGCCGAAAACCTGCAAAGCTACGGTTCGCCCTATGCCGCGGTGTTGAAGGCTGCGGCGGCACTCAGCCCCGTTGCGCCGCAGCCCCTGACCGAACCGCCCGTGCGCGACATGGACGAAGCGATGGAAACCTTCGGCCCCGACTGGCAGGGCATCGAGCCGCTGCTCAAACCGTCGGTGCAGACCGTGCGGTTTTACCCCAAAGGCCGGCATTAA
- a CDS encoding NarK family nitrate/nitrite MFS transporter, with translation MSRLIQDWQPENPEFWQNGGRKTARRNLWISIPALMLAFAVWQVWSVAVIHLPRIGFNYSPNQLFWLAAVPALSGATFRAFYSFMVPVFGGRRWTAFSTASLLLPAVGLGMAIQNPDTSYGTMLLLALLCGLGGANFSSSMANISFFFPKAEKGTAMGLNAGLGNLGVSVAQFVVPLVITAGLFGALGGGAQTWTEGGASKQIWLQNAGFVWVPFIIASSLAAWFGMNDLASAKAGFAEQAVIFKRKHNWVMCFIYLGTFGSFLGFSAGFPLLIQTAFPAVNPVKYAFLGPLIGALTRPFGGWIADKTGSGAKITQWVFIGMIAAVFGVLSFLPSETQSGSFWGFFACFMILFALSGIGNGSTFMQIPVIFLTLHQRRVEQGLSDGKQALADAAKEGAAVAGFTGAFAAYGGFFIPKSYGTSIALTGSVNGALYGFILFYLCCLLLNWWYYARRNAEVRC, from the coding sequence ATGTCGCGACTGATTCAGGACTGGCAGCCGGAGAATCCGGAATTTTGGCAGAACGGCGGCAGAAAAACGGCGCGGCGCAATTTGTGGATTTCGATTCCCGCGCTGATGCTGGCGTTTGCCGTTTGGCAGGTGTGGAGCGTGGCGGTCATCCACCTGCCGCGCATCGGTTTCAACTACTCGCCCAACCAGCTTTTCTGGCTGGCCGCCGTACCCGCGTTGTCGGGGGCGACTTTCCGCGCGTTCTATTCGTTTATGGTGCCCGTGTTCGGCGGCAGGCGTTGGACGGCGTTTTCCACCGCCAGCCTGCTGCTGCCCGCCGTCGGCCTGGGCATGGCCATCCAGAATCCCGACACCTCCTACGGCACCATGCTGCTGCTGGCGCTGTTGTGCGGTTTGGGCGGCGCTAATTTCTCGTCGAGCATGGCCAACATCAGCTTCTTCTTTCCGAAGGCCGAAAAAGGCACGGCGATGGGGCTGAACGCGGGTTTGGGCAATCTGGGCGTATCGGTGGCGCAGTTCGTCGTGCCGCTGGTGATTACCGCCGGACTGTTCGGCGCGCTCGGTGGCGGGGCGCAAACCTGGACGGAAGGCGGCGCGTCCAAGCAGATTTGGCTGCAAAACGCCGGTTTCGTGTGGGTGCCGTTTATCATTGCCTCGTCGCTGGCGGCGTGGTTCGGCATGAACGACCTGGCTTCGGCCAAAGCCGGTTTCGCCGAACAGGCGGTGATTTTCAAGCGCAAACACAACTGGGTAATGTGCTTCATCTATCTGGGCACGTTCGGCTCGTTCCTCGGCTTTTCCGCAGGCTTCCCGCTGCTGATTCAGACGGCCTTTCCCGCAGTCAATCCGGTCAAATACGCCTTCCTCGGCCCGCTGATCGGCGCGCTGACCCGGCCGTTCGGCGGCTGGATTGCCGACAAAACGGGTAGCGGCGCCAAGATTACCCAATGGGTGTTTATCGGCATGATTGCCGCGGTGTTCGGCGTGTTGTCGTTCCTGCCGTCTGAAACCCAGTCGGGCAGCTTTTGGGGGTTTTTCGCCTGCTTTATGATACTGTTTGCCCTGAGCGGCATCGGCAACGGCTCGACCTTCATGCAGATTCCTGTGATTTTCCTGACCCTGCACCAGCGGCGGGTGGAGCAGGGATTGTCCGACGGGAAACAGGCCTTGGCGGACGCGGCGAAAGAAGGGGCGGCGGTTGCGGGTTTCACCGGCGCGTTCGCAGCCTACGGCGGCTTCTTCATCCCGAAAAGCTACGGCACGTCCATCGCGCTTACCGGCAGCGTCAACGGCGCGCTCTACGGCTTCATCCTGTTCTACCTCTGCTGCCTGCTGCTAAACTGGTGGTATTATGCACGCCGCAACGCTGAAGTGAGGTGTTGA
- the narI gene encoding respiratory nitrate reductase subunit gamma, producing MNTFNQFFFGIYPYICLAVFFLGSLMRFDREQYTWKSDSSELLYRGQLRLGSVLFHVGVLAVFFGHLFGLLTPLWFWEFIGVSHQAKQITAMTAGGIFGSAALAGLIILIRRRFKIERISVNSTWRDKLVLVWLLITLLLGLSTIFVSMGHLDGEEMVKLMQWAQHIVTFRGGAASYLEDVNFLFKMHIFMGMTFFFIFPFTRMVHVWSGFASVFYIGRAWQLVRRR from the coding sequence ATGAATACCTTTAATCAGTTTTTCTTCGGCATCTACCCCTATATCTGCCTTGCCGTCTTTTTCCTCGGCAGCCTGATGCGTTTCGACCGCGAGCAGTACACATGGAAAAGCGACTCCAGCGAGCTGCTTTACCGCGGGCAGTTGCGCCTGGGCAGCGTATTGTTCCACGTCGGCGTGCTGGCCGTGTTTTTCGGCCACCTGTTCGGCCTGCTGACCCCGCTGTGGTTTTGGGAATTTATCGGCGTCAGCCATCAGGCCAAGCAGATTACCGCCATGACGGCGGGCGGCATTTTCGGTTCGGCCGCGCTGGCCGGCCTGATTATCCTCATCCGCCGCCGCTTCAAAATCGAGCGCATCAGCGTCAACAGCACATGGCGCGACAAGCTGGTGCTGGTGTGGCTGCTGATAACGCTGCTGCTGGGGTTGTCCACCATCTTCGTCAGCATGGGGCACCTCGACGGCGAGGAAATGGTGAAGCTGATGCAGTGGGCGCAGCACATCGTTACCTTCCGCGGCGGCGCGGCCTCGTATCTGGAAGACGTCAACTTCCTCTTCAAGATGCACATCTTCATGGGCATGACCTTCTTCTTCATCTTCCCGTTTACCCGCATGGTGCATGTGTGGAGCGGCTTTGCCAGCGTCTTCTACATCGGCCGCGCATGGCAGCTTGTGCGCAGGCGTTAA